The following are encoded together in the Serratia odorifera genome:
- a CDS encoding glutathione S-transferase, with amino-acid sequence MPTLKLYGTPLSGHVHRVALLLKMLDVNYEFIEAPAALRQSETYRRLNPFGQIPLLVDGDFALPDSNAIMTYLVKRYAPDSHWLPEQPQAAAQVQVWLSHAAGEVRYGPASCRLISQFSAPEDYDSARSISLRFLPQVEQHLEQRDFLATDQPTIADLACYSYLAVAPEGGVSLADYLAIRRWIARIQALPGFFAMPALPIPAAR; translated from the coding sequence ATGCCAACGCTAAAACTGTACGGTACGCCGCTTTCCGGCCACGTTCACCGCGTCGCACTGCTGTTGAAGATGCTTGACGTAAACTATGAATTTATCGAAGCGCCGGCCGCGCTACGCCAGAGCGAAACCTACCGCCGGCTAAACCCCTTTGGCCAGATCCCATTGCTGGTCGACGGCGATTTTGCACTGCCGGACAGCAATGCCATCATGACATACCTGGTCAAACGCTATGCGCCGGACAGCCATTGGCTACCGGAACAGCCGCAGGCGGCGGCGCAGGTGCAGGTATGGCTGTCGCACGCCGCTGGCGAAGTACGTTACGGGCCGGCCTCCTGCCGGTTGATCAGCCAGTTTTCCGCGCCGGAAGACTATGACTCGGCGCGGTCCATCAGTCTGCGTTTTCTACCGCAGGTCGAGCAACACCTTGAACAACGCGATTTTTTAGCCACCGACCAGCCTACCATCGCCGATCTGGCCTGTTACAGCTATCTGGCGGTGGCGCCAGAAGGTGGCGTTTCGCTGGCCGACTACCTGGCCATACGCCGCTGGATCGCGCGCATTCAGGCTCTGCCCGGCTTTTTTGCCATGCCGGCGCTGCCGATACCGGCGGCGAGGTAA
- the paaK gene encoding phenylacetate--CoA ligase PaaK codes for MTINPQPLDAIEFASRDEIEALQLQRLKWTLHHAYENVPMYRRKFDQAGVHPNDLQQLGDIALFPYTTKQDLRDNYPFDTFAVPMEQIVRIHASSGTTGRPTVVGYTQRDIDNWADIVARSLRAAGATAKDKVHVAYGYGLFTGGLGAHYGAERLGATVIPMSGGQTEKQAQLILDFKPDVIMVTPSYCLTLIDELERKLGGDARGCSLRIGIFGAEPWTESLRHEIESRLGIKALDIYGLSEVMGPGVAMECAESGGGPTIWEDHFLPEIIDPDNGNCLTDGQHGELVFTTLSKEALPVIRYRTRDLTRLMPGDARQMRRMGKITGRSDDMLIIRGVNVFPSQVEEQIMQFEQLSPHYQLQVSRAGHLDTLAVRVELKEAALSLNHQQRCDICHQLRHHIKSIIGVSTDVSIANCGDIPRSEGKAQRVVDLRPR; via the coding sequence ATGACAATCAATCCACAGCCCCTGGACGCCATCGAGTTCGCCTCGCGCGATGAGATCGAAGCGCTACAGCTGCAACGTCTGAAGTGGACCTTGCATCACGCCTATGAAAACGTGCCGATGTATCGACGCAAGTTCGATCAGGCCGGCGTCCACCCGAACGATCTGCAACAGCTTGGCGATATTGCGCTGTTCCCTTATACCACCAAGCAGGATCTGCGCGACAACTATCCGTTCGATACCTTTGCGGTGCCGATGGAACAAATAGTACGCATTCACGCATCCTCGGGCACCACCGGCCGACCAACGGTGGTTGGCTATACCCAGCGCGATATCGACAACTGGGCCGATATTGTCGCTCGCAGCCTGCGGGCGGCGGGCGCCACGGCGAAGGACAAAGTGCACGTCGCCTACGGCTACGGGCTGTTCACCGGCGGCCTGGGGGCGCATTACGGCGCCGAACGCCTGGGTGCCACGGTGATCCCGATGTCCGGCGGCCAGACTGAAAAACAGGCGCAGCTGATCCTGGATTTCAAACCCGACGTGATCATGGTAACGCCATCCTATTGCCTGACGCTGATTGACGAACTGGAGCGCAAGCTGGGCGGCGATGCTCGGGGTTGTTCGCTGCGCATCGGCATATTCGGCGCCGAACCCTGGACCGAATCACTGCGCCATGAAATTGAAAGCCGGCTGGGGATCAAAGCGCTGGATATCTACGGCCTGTCCGAAGTGATGGGGCCGGGTGTGGCAATGGAATGTGCCGAAAGCGGCGGCGGCCCAACCATTTGGGAAGATCACTTTCTGCCGGAAATCATCGATCCGGATAATGGCAACTGCCTGACAGACGGCCAGCACGGCGAACTGGTGTTCACCACCCTGAGCAAAGAGGCGTTACCGGTGATCCGCTATCGCACCCGCGATCTTACCCGCCTGATGCCGGGTGATGCCCGCCAGATGCGGCGCATGGGCAAGATTACCGGCCGCTCGGACGACATGCTGATTATTCGTGGCGTAAACGTGTTTCCGTCACAGGTGGAAGAACAGATTATGCAGTTCGAACAGCTGTCACCGCATTACCAGTTGCAGGTGAGCCGCGCCGGGCACCTTGATACGCTGGCGGTGCGGGTCGAGCTGAAAGAAGCGGCGCTCAGCCTGAACCATCAGCAACGCTGCGATATCTGCCACCAGCTGCGCCACCACATCAAGTCGATTATCGGCGTCAGCACCGATGTCAGCATCGCCAACTGCGGGGATATTCCGCGTTCGGAAGGCAAAGCCCAGCGGGTGGTCGACCTGCGACCACGCTAA
- the pcaF gene encoding 3-oxoadipyl-CoA thiolase: MSQAFICDGVRTPIGRYGGALATVRTDDLAALPLRALMERHPQLDWARVDDVILGCANQAGEDNRNLARMAALLAGLPQSVSGTTVNRLCGSGLDALAMAARSIKAGEAGLVVAGGAESMTRAPLVMGKADSAFSRQAQLYDTTLGWRFVNPLMQQRFGTDSMPETAENVAAQFSISRADQDAFALRSQQRTAHAQAAGILAQQIVPVSISDKKGALRVFDQDQHPRADTTLAQLQALKTPFRQPGSVTAGNASGLNDGAAALLVASETIAMQQGLTPRARIVATATCGVEPRLMGIGPLPATRRVLEIAGLSLAQMDVIELNEAFAAQALAVLRQLGLPDDAEQVNPNGGAIALGHPLGMSGARLALAAMFELERRAGRYALCTMCIGVGQGIAMIIERV; this comes from the coding sequence ATGAGTCAGGCGTTTATCTGTGACGGCGTGCGCACGCCGATTGGCCGCTATGGTGGCGCGTTGGCGACGGTGCGCACCGACGATCTGGCCGCGTTGCCGCTGCGTGCCTTGATGGAACGCCACCCCCAACTGGACTGGGCGCGGGTTGACGACGTGATCCTCGGCTGCGCCAATCAGGCTGGCGAAGACAACCGCAATCTGGCGCGCATGGCGGCACTGCTGGCCGGGTTGCCGCAAAGCGTTTCCGGCACCACCGTCAACCGCCTGTGCGGCTCCGGGCTGGATGCGCTGGCGATGGCGGCACGCAGTATCAAAGCCGGCGAAGCCGGACTGGTAGTGGCCGGCGGCGCAGAATCGATGACCCGTGCACCGCTGGTGATGGGCAAGGCCGACAGCGCCTTCAGCCGCCAGGCACAGCTGTATGACACCACGCTCGGCTGGCGTTTCGTCAACCCGCTGATGCAGCAGCGGTTCGGCACCGACTCGATGCCGGAAACCGCCGAAAACGTCGCGGCGCAGTTCTCCATCAGCCGTGCCGATCAGGATGCCTTTGCGTTGCGCAGCCAGCAGCGCACCGCGCACGCACAGGCCGCCGGCATACTGGCACAGCAAATCGTTCCGGTGAGCATCAGTGACAAAAAAGGCGCGCTGCGCGTCTTTGACCAGGATCAGCACCCACGCGCAGATACGACTCTGGCGCAGCTACAGGCGCTGAAAACACCGTTCCGCCAGCCTGGCAGCGTGACCGCCGGCAACGCCTCTGGCCTTAATGACGGCGCGGCGGCACTGCTGGTGGCCTCCGAGACCATCGCCATGCAGCAGGGGCTGACGCCGCGGGCGCGCATTGTCGCCACCGCCACCTGCGGCGTCGAACCACGCTTGATGGGCATCGGCCCGCTGCCGGCGACGCGCAGGGTATTGGAAATCGCCGGGCTGAGCCTGGCGCAAATGGACGTCATTGAACTCAACGAAGCGTTCGCCGCTCAGGCCTTGGCGGTACTGCGCCAGCTCGGCCTGCCGGACGACGCCGAGCAGGTAAACCCCAACGGCGGCGCCATCGCCCTCGGCCATCCGTTGGGCATGAGCGGCGCGCGTCTGGCGCTGGCTGCGATGTTTGAACTGGAACGGCGAGCCGGTCGCTACGCGTTGTGCACCATGTGCATCGGCGTAGGCCAGGGCATCGCCATGATTATTGAGCGTGTCTAA
- a CDS encoding response regulator receiver domain codes for MKTFNEFSTAVTDHFIQNIIFIDDKAYNSNGPKDQHEFDAQEVTKIFSKKGKICAVYKPQLVSDLEYLTSIANKSDVTILDWQIVLDEEPAENNSQNDEEDAEEDDVRGVYTKKIITSLLGDIDNQHCIKLILIYTGEVDLPNIASEINAALNEKNISGFSINQDDPCTVMSNNCKIMVISKANGGVGRAQHLPELANKTKSYEELPDFISLQFTEMTSGLLSNFAMESLAEIRRNFHHILTLFSKEFRRSLFSASNFVT; via the coding sequence ATGAAAACATTCAATGAATTTTCAACAGCAGTTACTGATCATTTTATTCAGAATATTATCTTCATTGATGATAAAGCATATAATAGCAATGGTCCAAAAGATCAGCATGAATTTGATGCACAAGAAGTCACAAAAATATTTTCTAAGAAGGGAAAAATTTGTGCTGTCTATAAACCTCAGTTAGTTAGCGATCTGGAATACTTAACTTCAATTGCGAACAAGTCTGATGTAACAATACTTGATTGGCAGATAGTGCTTGATGAGGAACCAGCAGAAAATAATTCACAAAATGATGAAGAAGATGCTGAGGAGGATGATGTAAGAGGCGTGTACACGAAGAAAATTATCACATCTCTTCTTGGTGATATTGATAATCAACACTGTATAAAATTGATCCTAATTTATACTGGTGAGGTCGATCTCCCTAACATTGCATCAGAAATTAATGCGGCACTTAATGAAAAAAACATTTCTGGTTTCAGCATTAATCAAGATGATCCATGCACTGTTATGTCTAATAATTGTAAAATTATGGTCATATCAAAAGCAAATGGAGGAGTCGGTCGAGCTCAACATTTACCTGAATTGGCTAATAAAACAAAGAGTTATGAAGAATTACCTGATTTCATATCATTACAATTTACGGAAATGACAAGTGGGTTACTTTCCAATTTCGCAATGGAATCTCTTGCTGAAATTAGAAGGAACTTTCATCATATTTTGACTCTCTTTTCTAAGGAGTTTAGACGCAGCTTATTTAGCGCATCAAACTTTGTTACTTAA
- the mtfA gene encoding DgsA anti-repressor MtfA: MIKWPWKANPPQADTQDRWQDALAIPLLSPLDQHEQRRLVAVATQLMQQKRIVPLQGLVLTSQMQARIALLFALPVLELGAECLDGFNEILLYPSPFVVEDEWQDDIGLVHSGPVVQSGQSWEQGPIVLNWQDVQDSFDMSGFNLIVHEAVHKLDMRNGGIATGVPPIPLREVATWEHDLHAAMDSIQDEIDMVGEDAASIDAYAASDPAECFAVLSEYFFSAPELLANRFPALYQHFCTFYRQDPLARLQRWQAANDGGSD; encoded by the coding sequence ATGATTAAATGGCCGTGGAAAGCGAATCCCCCTCAGGCAGACACGCAGGATCGGTGGCAAGATGCGCTGGCGATCCCGCTGTTATCCCCGCTGGACCAACATGAGCAACGGCGCCTGGTGGCCGTTGCGACACAGTTAATGCAGCAAAAGCGCATCGTACCGCTGCAAGGTCTGGTGCTAACCTCACAAATGCAGGCACGCATTGCACTGCTATTTGCCTTGCCGGTATTGGAGCTGGGGGCAGAATGTCTGGACGGGTTCAATGAAATCCTGCTTTATCCTTCACCTTTCGTGGTGGAAGACGAATGGCAGGACGATATTGGCCTGGTGCATTCCGGGCCGGTGGTGCAATCCGGCCAAAGTTGGGAACAGGGGCCGATCGTCCTCAACTGGCAAGACGTGCAAGACTCGTTCGATATGTCCGGTTTCAACCTGATCGTGCATGAAGCGGTACATAAGCTGGATATGCGCAATGGCGGTATTGCAACCGGCGTGCCGCCGATCCCGCTGCGCGAGGTGGCCACCTGGGAGCACGACCTGCATGCCGCGATGGACAGCATTCAGGATGAAATCGATATGGTAGGCGAAGACGCCGCCAGCATTGATGCCTACGCTGCCAGCGATCCGGCCGAATGTTTTGCCGTGTTGTCGGAATATTTCTTCAGCGCCCCCGAACTGCTCGCCAACCGCTTCCCTGCGCTCTACCAGCATTTCTGCACGTTTTACCGCCAGGATCCGCTGGCGCGATTGCAGCGCTGGCAGGCGGCCAACGACGGCGGCAGCGACTAA
- the paaI gene encoding hydroxyphenylacetyl-CoA thioesterase PaaI — MNAMTPRDLAQRCAEQLYQQDTCAQAMGMTLDAVDCGFAQVSMVVGPQMLNGHQTCHGGQLFSLADTAFAYACNSQGLAAVAAGCSIDFIRPALAGDRLTASAEVRHQGQTGGLYDVQIVNQRGKTVAWFRGRAHRLGHRILEEQP, encoded by the coding sequence ATGAACGCCATGACTCCCCGCGACCTGGCACAACGCTGTGCCGAACAGCTGTACCAACAGGATACCTGTGCGCAAGCGATGGGCATGACGCTAGACGCCGTTGATTGCGGTTTTGCGCAGGTCAGTATGGTGGTCGGCCCGCAGATGCTCAACGGCCATCAGACCTGTCACGGCGGACAGCTGTTCAGCCTGGCCGATACCGCATTTGCCTACGCCTGCAACAGCCAGGGACTGGCGGCGGTCGCCGCCGGTTGCAGCATTGACTTTATCCGCCCGGCGCTGGCCGGCGACCGGCTGACCGCCAGCGCCGAAGTGCGTCATCAAGGCCAAACCGGCGGCCTGTACGACGTGCAGATCGTCAACCAGCGCGGGAAAACCGTCGCCTGGTTCCGCGGCCGCGCACATCGTCTTGGTCATCGCATTCTGGAGGAGCAGCCATGA
- a CDS encoding class I SAM-dependent methyltransferase, protein MSADSAKSAVVYTPLTLKLYDWWVLSISNRYAWRCPTDTVLLPHFQRHMGIRHLDIGVGTGYYLANTPQGSRQITLLDLNDNSLHAASARVGAQRITERLRHDIFQPLPERLHGRFDSLSLFYLLHCLPGSMAEKQRVIHHAASALTPDGVLFGATILGHGVEHNAFGRKLMAVYNKKGIFGNQADSRQQLHDALARQFMQVEVQLHGTVAVFTARQKKPSDDGLANAITD, encoded by the coding sequence ATGAGCGCGGATAGTGCAAAAAGCGCGGTGGTATATACGCCGCTAACGCTAAAACTTTATGATTGGTGGGTGCTGAGCATCTCCAACCGTTATGCCTGGCGCTGCCCGACCGACACGGTATTGTTGCCGCATTTCCAGCGACACATGGGAATAAGGCATTTGGATATCGGCGTCGGCACCGGTTATTACCTCGCCAATACGCCGCAAGGCTCGCGGCAGATCACGCTGCTCGATCTGAATGACAATAGCCTGCACGCCGCCAGCGCACGCGTTGGCGCACAGCGTATTACCGAACGCCTGCGGCACGATATTTTCCAGCCGCTGCCCGAACGACTGCATGGCCGTTTCGACTCACTGTCGCTGTTTTATCTTTTGCACTGTCTGCCGGGGAGCATGGCCGAAAAACAACGCGTTATCCACCATGCCGCCAGCGCACTGACGCCCGACGGAGTACTGTTTGGCGCCACCATCCTTGGTCATGGCGTCGAACATAATGCCTTTGGTCGCAAACTGATGGCGGTTTATAACAAAAAAGGCATCTTCGGCAATCAGGCAGATTCACGGCAACAGCTGCATGACGCCCTCGCCAGGCAATTTATGCAGGTTGAGGTGCAATTGCATGGCACCGTCGCGGTGTTCACGGCCAGACAGAAAAAGCCCTCTGACGACGGTTTGGCAAACGCGATAACCGATTAA
- a CDS encoding pyridoxamine 5'-phosphate oxidase family protein, translating into MTAPLFHPGELRAQRLAHVDGVRAGIYPAMPAQHREFYAALRYLFVATVDAHGWPLATLFSGPAGFLRTPDDRHLRISAPRRDDDPAQAALHPGQPVGALGLDFSNRRRNRVNGTLSRMDKNRLEIEVHQCFGNCPQYIQRRQLIAQQNAPQAIEYLPELDDAARRLIRQADTCFVASYAHLDLAQGGVDISHRGGLPGFIHLEQQSLWIPDFRGNRYMNTLGNLLAEPRAALLLPDFANGDLLHLQGVTQIVWQAQPLPNIPAAERYWRFELQRAWRFADALPWRGGEVEYAPTTLQTRAGR; encoded by the coding sequence ATGACGGCTCCGTTGTTCCACCCCGGCGAACTGCGCGCGCAGCGGTTGGCGCATGTTGACGGCGTGCGCGCCGGCATCTACCCGGCGATGCCGGCTCAGCACCGCGAATTCTACGCCGCGCTGCGCTATCTGTTTGTGGCAACGGTGGATGCGCACGGCTGGCCGCTGGCGACGCTGTTCAGCGGCCCGGCAGGATTTTTGCGCACCCCGGACGACCGCCATCTGCGCATCAGTGCGCCACGTCGCGATGACGATCCGGCGCAGGCAGCGTTGCACCCCGGTCAACCGGTCGGTGCGCTGGGGCTGGACTTCAGTAACCGGCGGCGTAACCGCGTCAACGGCACGCTCAGCCGCATGGATAAAAACCGGCTGGAAATCGAGGTGCATCAGTGTTTCGGCAACTGCCCGCAGTATATCCAGCGGCGTCAGCTGATTGCCCAGCAAAACGCCCCCCAGGCGATTGAATATCTGCCTGAACTGGACGATGCAGCGCGGCGTCTGATCCGCCAGGCGGACACCTGCTTTGTCGCCAGTTACGCCCATCTGGATCTGGCACAGGGTGGCGTTGATATTTCGCACCGCGGCGGCCTGCCTGGTTTTATCCATCTTGAGCAACAAAGCCTGTGGATACCCGACTTTCGCGGCAATCGTTATATGAATACCCTCGGCAACCTGCTGGCGGAGCCGCGTGCGGCGCTGCTGCTGCCGGATTTCGCCAACGGCGATCTGCTGCATTTACAGGGCGTGACGCAGATCGTCTGGCAGGCGCAACCGTTACCGAACATCCCCGCGGCAGAACGCTACTGGCGTTTTGAACTACAGCGAGCCTGGCGCTTTGCCGACGCGTTGCCGTGGCGCGGCGGCGAGGTGGAATATGCGCCAACCACGCTGCAAACCCGCGCGGGGCGATAA
- the paaY gene encoding phenylacetic acid degradation protein PaaY, whose amino-acid sequence MPVYQIDGLTPVVDPSSYVHPTAVLIGDVMVGKNVYIGPNASLRGDFGRIVVHDGANIQDNCVMHGFPQQDTVVEQDGHIGHGAILHGCRVGRNAMVGMNAVVMDGAIVGENTIVGACSFIKAAADIAANKLVLGSPARVVRELTEQELSWKRTGTLEYQDLVVRCKQSLREVAPLSAAEPDRQRLTFGDRLVPKSQL is encoded by the coding sequence ATGCCTGTGTATCAAATTGACGGTTTGACGCCGGTAGTCGATCCCAGCAGTTATGTTCACCCTACGGCGGTGCTGATTGGCGACGTGATGGTCGGCAAAAACGTCTACATTGGCCCCAATGCCAGCCTGCGCGGCGATTTTGGCCGTATCGTGGTGCACGACGGTGCCAATATTCAGGACAACTGCGTAATGCACGGTTTTCCGCAACAGGATACGGTGGTGGAACAGGACGGTCATATCGGTCATGGCGCCATCCTGCATGGCTGTCGCGTCGGGCGCAACGCGATGGTCGGCATGAATGCGGTGGTGATGGACGGCGCGATAGTGGGTGAAAACACCATCGTCGGCGCCTGTTCCTTTATCAAGGCGGCTGCGGACATCGCCGCCAATAAACTGGTGTTGGGCAGCCCGGCGCGCGTTGTGCGCGAGTTGACCGAGCAAGAACTGAGCTGGAAACGCACCGGTACGCTGGAATATCAGGATCTGGTCGTCCGCTGCAAGCAGTCGCTGAGAGAAGTCGCCCCGCTCAGTGCCGCAGAACCGGACCGTCAGCGCCTGACCTTTGGCGATCGCCTGGTGCCAAAGAGCCAGCTGTAA
- a CDS encoding tyrosine-type recombinase/integrase: MSLTDVKIRTLKPSERPFKVSDSHGLYLLVKPGGSRHWYLKYRINGKESRIALGAYPAVSLADARQQREGIRKMLALSINPAQQRAAERSSRTQETVFKTVALAWHESNKKWSQNTADRLLASLNNHIFPVIGHLSVSELKPRHFIDLLKGIEEKGLLEVASRTRQHLSNIMRYAVHQGLIDSNPAASLDGVTTPPVRHHYPALPLERLPELIERIEGYHQGRELTRLAVLLTLHVFIRSSELRFARWSEIDFTNRVWTIPATREPIAGVRYSGRGAKMRTAHIVPLSEQAIAILKRIKEISGGHELVFPGDHNPYKPMCENTVNKALRLMGYNTKQDICGHGFRAMACSALMESGLWSQDAVERQMSHQERNTVRLAYTHKAEHLEARKAMMQWWSDYLDTCREAYVPPYIQGQEDSHKAA; encoded by the coding sequence ATGTCCCTTACCGACGTGAAAATTCGCACTCTCAAACCTTCTGAAAGACCCTTTAAAGTCTCCGATTCCCACGGTCTGTACCTGCTGGTCAAACCAGGCGGGTCTCGTCACTGGTATCTCAAGTACCGTATTAACGGTAAAGAATCCCGCATTGCACTGGGTGCCTATCCTGCCGTCTCTCTGGCTGATGCCCGCCAGCAGCGTGAAGGTATCCGCAAAATGCTGGCGCTGAGCATCAACCCGGCACAGCAGCGGGCTGCTGAACGTAGTTCACGCACACAGGAGACAGTGTTTAAAACCGTGGCACTGGCATGGCATGAAAGTAATAAAAAATGGTCACAGAACACCGCTGACCGTCTGCTCGCCAGCCTGAACAATCATATCTTTCCGGTTATCGGGCACCTGTCAGTTTCAGAGCTTAAACCCCGTCATTTCATTGACCTGCTGAAAGGCATTGAGGAAAAAGGCCTGCTTGAAGTCGCGTCCCGCACGCGGCAGCACCTCAGTAACATCATGCGTTATGCGGTTCATCAGGGGTTAATCGACAGCAACCCGGCTGCCAGCCTTGACGGTGTGACAACGCCGCCCGTCAGACACCACTATCCCGCCCTGCCGCTGGAGCGGCTGCCTGAACTGATTGAACGCATTGAGGGCTATCATCAGGGCCGTGAACTGACCCGCCTTGCCGTCCTGCTGACACTGCATGTGTTCATCCGTTCCAGTGAACTGCGTTTTGCACGCTGGTCAGAGATTGATTTCACAAACAGGGTCTGGACGATACCCGCCACACGGGAACCCATTGCGGGGGTGCGTTATTCCGGTCGCGGTGCCAAAATGCGCACTGCTCATATTGTCCCCCTCTCTGAACAGGCCATCGCCATTCTGAAACGGATTAAGGAAATATCAGGAGGCCATGAACTGGTGTTCCCTGGCGACCATAACCCGTATAAACCGATGTGCGAAAACACTGTGAACAAGGCACTGCGCCTTATGGGATACAACACTAAACAGGATATCTGCGGTCATGGGTTCCGGGCAATGGCATGCAGTGCCCTGATGGAATCCGGATTATGGTCGCAGGATGCGGTGGAGCGTCAGATGAGCCATCAGGAGCGTAACACCGTGCGTCTGGCATACACTCATAAGGCTGAACATCTGGAAGCCCGTAAGGCGATGATGCAGTGGTGGTCGGATTATCTGGATACCTGCCGGGAAGCCTATGTGCCGCCGTATATCCAGGGCCAGGAAGACAGCCACAAAGCGGCATAA
- a CDS encoding LysR family transcriptional regulator, giving the protein MDRLDELAIFVAVVQQGSLAAAARKLRRSAPAVTRAVASLEQRVGARLVERTTRRLAPTEAGLRLAERACAVLGDYQQAVLDTAPTQVSGLLRITAPVQFGRKFVAPIVMAFLEQYPQIDIEMQLNDRNLDLIDEGLDIAVRIGHQHDSSRVARRLGWVRRVTVASPAYLARCGEPLNPAQLTDHHTIIGTQHGALREWRFGPQENHERVRLTPRLMLNDVESQLLAARAGQGIARLLSYQVADDLAAGSLVRVLTSFEPQALPVQLVANQVQQMPLKVRTFWDFAFAQLSQLRQLAS; this is encoded by the coding sequence ATGGACCGTTTGGATGAATTGGCGATCTTTGTGGCGGTGGTGCAGCAGGGCAGTCTGGCGGCCGCGGCGCGCAAGCTGCGACGTTCCGCGCCTGCGGTTACCCGCGCCGTTGCATCGCTGGAGCAGCGGGTTGGCGCACGGCTGGTGGAGCGAACCACGCGGCGACTGGCGCCGACCGAAGCCGGTTTGCGTCTGGCTGAACGGGCGTGTGCCGTGCTTGGTGATTATCAGCAGGCGGTGCTGGATACCGCGCCAACCCAGGTGAGCGGTCTGTTGCGCATTACCGCGCCGGTACAGTTTGGCCGTAAGTTCGTTGCACCGATCGTGATGGCATTTCTGGAACAGTATCCGCAAATCGACATTGAGATGCAGCTCAACGATCGCAATCTGGATCTGATAGACGAAGGGTTGGACATCGCGGTGCGGATTGGCCATCAGCACGATTCCAGCCGGGTAGCGCGTCGTCTGGGCTGGGTGCGGCGCGTGACGGTCGCCAGCCCGGCCTATCTGGCGCGCTGTGGCGAGCCGCTGAACCCGGCGCAGTTGACCGATCACCACACCATTATCGGTACCCAGCACGGGGCGCTGCGAGAATGGCGGTTTGGCCCGCAGGAAAACCATGAACGTGTACGCCTGACGCCGCGTTTGATGCTTAACGACGTCGAAAGCCAGTTGCTGGCGGCGCGTGCCGGCCAGGGCATTGCCCGACTATTGTCGTATCAGGTGGCGGACGATCTGGCCGCCGGCAGCCTGGTGCGCGTATTGACATCTTTTGAACCGCAGGCGCTGCCGGTTCAACTGGTGGCGAATCAGGTACAGCAAATGCCGTTAAAAGTGCGCACATTCTGGGATTTCGCTTTTGCGCAGCTTAGCCAGCTCAGGCAACTCGCGTCATAG
- the paaF gene encoding 2,3-dehydroadipyl-CoA hydratase PaaF gives METPWIQRQQRQRVVTLTLQRPQARNALSTPCLEQLVYLLGQADADAEVGAVVIAGSARYFAAGADLHELQQQDLPAALADHRPQLWQRLAQFSKPLLAAVNGYALGAGCELALACDIIICGESARFGLPEITLGLMPGAGGTQRLMRCVGKSRASQMVLSGEAIDARLALQSGLVSEVCLDALTLERAEQIASRISQQAPLALRAAKQALKQAEETGLSAGLAIERQQFVTLAATEDRHEGIAAFFEKRTPHYKGR, from the coding sequence ATGGAAACCCCCTGGATACAGCGCCAACAACGCCAGCGCGTGGTCACCCTGACCTTGCAGCGTCCGCAAGCCCGTAACGCGCTCAGCACCCCGTGCCTGGAACAGCTGGTCTACCTGCTGGGACAGGCCGATGCCGACGCCGAGGTTGGCGCGGTGGTGATTGCTGGTTCGGCGCGTTACTTCGCCGCCGGTGCCGATTTACACGAGTTGCAACAGCAAGACCTGCCGGCGGCACTGGCCGACCACCGACCGCAGCTATGGCAACGTCTCGCCCAGTTCAGCAAGCCGCTGCTGGCGGCGGTCAACGGTTACGCACTCGGCGCAGGCTGCGAACTGGCACTGGCGTGCGACATCATTATCTGCGGTGAAAGCGCGCGCTTCGGCCTGCCGGAAATCACCCTCGGCCTGATGCCGGGCGCTGGCGGCACCCAGCGCTTGATGCGCTGCGTCGGCAAATCTCGTGCCAGCCAGATGGTGCTGAGCGGCGAAGCCATCGATGCCCGCCTGGCGCTGCAAAGCGGGCTGGTAAGCGAAGTCTGCCTCGACGCATTGACGCTGGAACGTGCTGAACAGATCGCCTCCCGCATCAGCCAACAGGCGCCGCTGGCGTTACGCGCCGCCAAGCAGGCGTTGAAACAGGCGGAAGAAACCGGCCTGAGCGCCGGGTTGGCCATTGAACGCCAGCAGTTCGTTACGCTGGCGGCCACTGAAGATCGTCACGAAGGCATCGCCGCCTTCTTCGAAAAACGTACTCCGCACTACAAGGGGCGCTGA